A region of Mercenaria mercenaria strain notata unplaced genomic scaffold, MADL_Memer_1 contig_1337, whole genome shotgun sequence DNA encodes the following proteins:
- the LOC128551621 gene encoding uncharacterized protein LOC128551621 produces MPKDIQTGTAELLIGNDYYLDIILGHKIEVQEGLYLLSSKLGWILTGRTNDFDKDIHDASMLIMTHGNNINIRETPCILLHGHGETGSKYSTIAIALGRLKSLVPDVLKKYDNVIREQLEKGIREKVETFQQDGMLHYLPHHAVIKVDKSTTKLRIVYDASAKTKCENNSLNECLYRGPVLLNDLCGILLRFMIHQVAIVSDIEKAFLQIGLQGSQRDVTRFLRVKDIDNPAVTQNQIQEYRFCRVPFGIISGPFLLSATNEYHLDCYESTLATQLKQDIYMDNVVTGIDSIEEGRKLNETSKQMFNEANMNLRE; encoded by the exons ATGCCAAAAGATATTCAAACTGGTACTGCGGAGCTTCTTATTGGAAATGATTACTATCTGGACATAATACTCGGACATAAGATAGAGGTACAAGAAGGTTTATACCTTCTTTCTTCAAAACTTGGTTGGATACTGACAGGAAGAACGAACGATTTCGACAAAGACATTCACGATGCTAGCATGCTTATTATGACTCATGGCAACAACATCAACATACGAG AGACACCATGTATTTTGTTACATGGCCATGGAGAGACGGGATCCAAATATTCAACAATCGCAATTGCATTGGGACGCCTGAAATCATTGGTACCGGACGTATTGAAGaagtatgacaatgttattaggGAGCAGCTTGAAAAAGGAATCAGAGAAAAAGTTGAAACATTTCAGCAGGATGGTATGCTTCACTATTTGCCCCATCATGCTGTGATCAAGGTAGACAAATCGACCACAAAGTTGAGGATAGTCTATGACGCATCAGCAAAGACAAAATGTGAGAACAACAGTCTTAACGAATGTTTGTATAGAGGACCTGTACTCCTGAATGATTTATGTGGAATTCTACTGCGATTCATGATTCATCAAGTAGCTATAGTGTCTGACATTGAAAAGGCCTTTCTCCAGATAGGCTTACAAGGAAGTCAAAGAGATGTAACACGCTTCTTGCGGGTGAAGGATATAGACAATCCAGCAGTAACACAGAATCAGATTCAAGAATATCGCTTCTGTAGAGTTCCCTTTGGCATAATTTCCGGCCCCTTCCTTCTAAGTGCGACAAAtgaatatcatttagattgttaTGAAAGCACATTGGCAACACAACTAAAACAAGATATCTACATGGACAATGTTGTTACTGGAAT